A window of Cryptomeria japonica chromosome 3, Sugi_1.0, whole genome shotgun sequence contains these coding sequences:
- the LOC131037205 gene encoding cationic peroxidase 1-like — MKTTSIFACIIALVILFSSMANGQLSPTFYAVACPQALSIVKFAVAQALVKEKRMGASLLRLHFHDCFGCDGSVLLDDTSTFTGEKGGLANVNSLRGFDVIDTIKSRLEAACTGVVSCADILAIAARDSVVLLGGPTWIVQLGRRDSTTASLSGANSNLPNPFGDLDALIKTFNDQGLSTKDMIVLSGAHTIGQARCVAFRSRIYNDTNIDSTFAASLKANCPGNGGDNNISPLDLTTPNFFDNTYYKNLKVQKGLLHSDQALFGGGSSDALDTTYSTNSASFFNDFATSMVNMGNINSLIGSNGEVRNNCRKIN; from the exons ATGAAGACTACCAGTATTTTTGCATGTATTATTGCCTTAGTCATACTATTTTCAAGTATGGCCAATGGGCAGCTCAGTCCAACATTTTATGCTGTGGCATGCCCACAAGCATTGTCTATAGTAAAATTTGCTGTTGCTCAGGCTCTGGTAAAGGAGAAAAGGATGGGTGCTTCTTTGCTCCGCCTTCACTTCCATGACTGTTTT GGGTGTGATGGGTCTGTACTGTTGGATGATACGTCCACATTCACTGGAGAAAAGGGTGGACTGGCAAATGTGAATTCTCTGAGAGGATTCGATGTGATAGACACCATTAAAAGTCGTTTAGAAGCTGCCTGCACTGGGGTTGTGTCTTGTGCTGATATACTCGCCATTGCTGCTCGTGATTCTGTTGTCCTG TTGGGTGGACCAACATGGATAGTACAGTTGGGAAGAAGAGATTCAACTACTGCAAGTCTAAGTGGTGCTAATAGCAACCTACCTAATCCATTTGGTGATCTTGATGCACTTATTAAGACATTTAATGATCAAGGTCTTTCTACTAAGGACATGATTGTCCTTTCAG GTGCTCATACAATTGGTCAAGCAAGGTGTGTTGCATTCAGATCTCGTATCTATAATGATACCAATATTGACTCTACATTTGCTGCTTCTCTCAAAGCAAATTGTCCAGGAAATGGTGGTGATAACAACATTTCACCTTTAGACCTTACCACTCCCAATTTCTTTGACAATACTTACTACAAAAATTTGAAAGTACAAAAGGGACTTCTCCACTCTGATCAAGCATTATTTGGTGGAGGCTCTAGTGATGCTCTAGATACTACCTATAGCACCAATTCAGCTAGTTTTTTCAATGATTTTGCAACATCTATGGTGAATATGGGAAACATCAATTCTCTCATAGGATCCAATGGAGAAGTTAGAAATAACTgtagaaaaattaattaa